CCCTGCATAGCTAACCCCAGGGAAGCTCCCAGACCTCAGAGGAAtcagagcagtggtccccaaccctGAGGCGTGGACGGAACCAGTCCATGGGCTGGAAGGAGCCAGGCCACGATGCAGGAGGCGAGCAGCGGGTGAGCAAGCGAAGGTCGtctgcccatcccatccctcaccTTACCGCCTGCACCATGCCCCCTCCCAAGTCCATGAAAAACTGTCTGCCATGAAACTGCCCCTAGCACCGAAAATGTTGGGGACCTCTCCCCAGGATGGAGGCTtttctgtgcttccatttcttgTAGGCATGAAGCCAGCCTCATGTTCCCTGAGTTTCAAAGGGctgattcaaacagttgctaatcaagggaGGAACAGCCAAAAACCATCTAGGTAAGATTAAAGGGACTGGTGAAGCTCATCAAGATTAGGAGACAGACTAGCTGAGAGGAGATTAAATGAGAACAAGATTTGCTCACACCCTAATTTTGTCAGACCCCACCTTTGatccaatgtttttaaaaaccttcaTCAAATCCTCTGGGGTTTAGGCACATAGTTTATTGAGGCAGAAGCATGGTAtgtctccctttgcctggcaaggcaataaagctatccttttctgcttcaccgaaaactctgtctctgggatttgaTTTGGCACGGGTATTCAGAGGCCAAGCTTTCCTATAACAAGCTGAGGTTGTTTCTATGTAATGATCTCatttgtcaaatttttaaaagtattacttTCTTTCAACCTTTCTATAAATTAAACCATTTTGCCATCTTGTCTTGCTATatatttttggaataatttgatGATTAATTTTAAGTCTGTTATCCACGAATTCCTTGGTCGTTTACATAGATTTTAAGGACTCAGAAAGTAGTTTCCAGGTACTGTTTAGTTTTCTATTTAGTGTAGCTCCTAAAAAGGGCATCCTGCTCTActcatataaatatattacaagtggtaatatgtgtgtgttaaaaaGAATGTTTAGCAATAGATAAGGAGATAGTGCAGTAaatgatttgagaaaaaaaagaagttggttTTGAGTGTTGGCAAATGACTCTTCAGAAAACTCTGACTTGGAGCAAGCAATAACGAATGTATCTATAGGAAAGTGACATTTGTAACTGTGCATAAATATGAGAAATTAAAGTGACCATTCATGGGATGTAGAAATTAAGAtcaagaactgatggttttgaactgttgttggggaagactcttggagtcccttggacagcaaggaaattgaaccagtccatcctaaaggaagagaaagaaagaaagtgaagttgctcagtcatgtccactctttgtggccccatggactgtagcctaccaggctcctccatccatgggatttctccaggcaagagtactggagtaggttgccatttccttcaaaacccagggattgaacctgggtctcctgcattgttgacagatgctttaccatctgagccaccagggaattcctcctaaaggaaatcaaccctgaatgttcattgaaagaagtgatgctgaagctgaagctccagtaactttggtcacctgatgcaaagaactggctcctTAGAAAacaccctgttgctgggaaagattgaaggcaggaggagaaggggacgacagtggatgagatggttggatggcatcaccgactcaatggacatgagtttaagcaagctctgggaattggtgatggacaaggaagcctgtcgtggtgcagtccatggggtcccaaagagtcagacaggactgaatggaactgaaatgTTTTTTACAAACTAAAAGGTTAAAAGGATTTGTTTTCTGGTATTGCCTGTTAGGAATGAGAGTTACATCACAGTGGGGAGGAGTTCTTGATAATAGTTTCAGAGAACTTCAGAATAATCCCTTCTCctcaacattttgtttttaaatgcaaaGGTGTCAATAATAAAGATAgaagggaaaattttaaaatgtagctctACTCATATAAGAAGACTTTAGTTGAAATCTAACCcacttttacaaaaattaatccCATTAATTCATATATTCAGAAACTGATTTTTAATGAGGAATTCTATTTGAGATAAAGGacatcaaaggaaaccatagTTTGTGACTATATCTTGTGTATGCACACTTTCCTGCATTTTAATCAGTGGGTTGCAATCAAggcattttttacattttttttttaatgttactttatttatttattttattttggctgtgctgagtcttagttgtaaGCACACTGGAACTtcgatcttagttgtggcatataggatctagttccctgaccagggatggaacctgggccctctgcattgggagtgaggagtcttagccactgtatcACCAGAGGAGGCCTTTAAGTATTTTCTAGATCATGGATGAGGGCAGAAGTACAGATCAGTGGCACTGTgtacatttcttcattttaacagctgtgtgttttttttttttaatctctgattaTCTCTTATAAGAATGTTGTTTTATTAACCATTACATCCTCAAGCTGGTAGATTGTCCCTTGAACTGTCAACTTGCCAGAAAACACTTAGTGATTTAATTAACATAGTTGCTTAGAAACAACATGTTGCTTGTATTTTGCCTGATCTAGGAGACTTGATGACTTGTGGATTTTAATTTGGATCAAAAGTGATTTCTTACTCCCACACTTCTCAGCAGGGTGATTTTGAACAAGAAATCCTGCTTGGATGGttgtgaaatttaaatgaaataatggaagTAGAAAAGTTTAGTTAACTACTCTTTGTTAAACCAGTCCCTGGCTGGTActataattatttgatttttcagACCAAATAGGACTCACCACCTGGAGCTATAGGATGAATCAAACTGTGGAAGTCCAAGCTATCTGGAGGAAACTAACACCAACaacaaaactgtatttttattttgttttgtttttttatacagGAGGAAAACCGTTGGAGAGGGGGATGACTCTTAGTTAGGAAACCTTTATAGTAATTCAAAATCTGACTTTGACTGGAATATTCTGCTTTTGCCACAGTGGCAAGTTCCTTCAGTTAAGAAATAACCAGTCACAATACCAAGCTGTTTAACAATGTGAGAAATTTGAGGTGTGGACATGGCCAGCAATATCTTTGAATTCTGAAAGATCTGAACAGTTTTTTGATACTGTCTGCTGTATTGTTAATTGATTATTACTGTATTACTGAATTGAcgccttccaactgtggtgctggagaagacccctgagagtcccttggacagcaaggagatcaaaccagtcaatcttaagagatattaaccctgaatacttgttggaaatactgatgctgaagctccagcattttggtcacctgatgcaaataggCGACTCACTctgaaagtccctgatgctgggaaagattgagggcagaaggagaagagggcgtcagagcatgagatggctagACGGCATCACCATGAATGATCACGAACATGGGCAAACTCCGGAAGACGGTGGGGGACGGGGGGGCTGGCGtactgccatccatggggttgcaaagagtcccaaACGACTGGGCCCCTGAACAACTGTATCGCGAAAGAAAATGTTCcccttctttttaaattgaagaataggtggtttggggcttccctggtgactcagatggtaaagaatctgcctgcaatgcaggagacctgggttggatccctgggtcgggacgatcccctggagaagggaatgactaccctgtccagtactcttgcctggagaatcccatggacagaggagccttgggaggctacactccatggggtcaccgaGAGAAGGCCACGACGGCAGTCAAGGAGCACAGACGCTTGCGCATGCGTGCATAGGTGACCGACAACCTGGTAAATTCTTCCGGGTGCGGGGAAGGGAGGCGGCCAGAGGGGCTGCAGCAGTCACGGGGGGCATGGCGGGACTCGGCCGAGCACAGTAGACCGAGCCGGCTCAGCGGGGACTCAGAGAGCGGCCGCGACGCTTACCGAGCCCTGGGGCGGCGGGACCCTCCGGGAGGAGCGGCATCCCTGCGAGCGGAGAGGCCGGTGGCAGGGCGCCTCCGCCTGCTAAAGGGATCTGAGGCCCACGGGGGCCGCCGGGAGCCGGGAGGCCTGCCCTGGAGGTTCTCTGACCAGAGAGCAGGCGTCTGTGTGTGACCTTTTGCTGCATGCTCAAGTTGTGCAAACCAGAGAGCTCTGTCTCCCTTCCTTTCAGTCAATGCCGGGAAAGAGAAGCGGAAAAACAGTTCCACAAAATCCAACTCCATTGTGGGTAATGATTCCAGTTTTAACTTCTCTCCTCATTTCATTTTCCACTTTTAATTTTTCGCAGTCCTCACATAGTTACTGTTTATAGTCGATTCTGAGTTTTCAGTTATCTGTACATAAGACATACTATGGGCAATTTATCCCATTTTGGCTGGTGTCAGAATCAATCTAAAAAGTTTAGGTATGCAACAATTTTTGGATCCCTTCCAAAAATAACGGcattgtgcgtgtgtgctaagtcacttcagtcgtgtccaactctttgggactctataGGCTGtcgcccgctaggctcctctgttcttgggattctcagGCAAAAAGACTCGAGTTgctgcgccctcctccagggatgaaccctcatctccttctcctgcactggctcgcggtttctttaccactagcgccacctgcccgcaaaggtcggtctagtcaaagctatggtttttccagtagtcacgtatggatgtgagagttgtaccataaagaaagctgagcgcctaagaaatgctgcttttgaactgtggtgttggagaagactcttgagagtccctgggactgcaaggagatccaaccagtccatcctaaaggagatcagtcctgaatattctttggaaggattgatgttgaagctgaaattccagtactttggccacctggtgcaaagaactgactcattggaaaagaccctgatgctgggaaagattgaaggcaggaggagaaagggaggacagaggatgaggtggttggatggcattattgactcaatggacatgagtttgagtaaactccgggagttggtggtggacagggaggcatggcgtgctgcagttcatggggttgcaaaaagtcagacaggactgatcgactgaactgaactgagtgccacCTGGGCATTATTAGATTGCTTTAAGTAATCCCTAAGCAAATACTTGAAACTctaattaaagtttattttcagcTACAACTTCATAGAAATACATTTAATGCGGAGATTATTCCCTAAGCCACTTTCTCTGTAAAGAGAGTGAACAAAAGATGCAGAGATGGAAGAAAGAAGAGTGGGAagagaaatatttatatgtatatatatgggcttccctcctgcctgccatgcaggagatcccggttctgtccctgggttgggaagatccccgggaggaaatggttacccactccagtattcttatctggagaattccatggacagaggctacagtacacagggtcagaaagagttggacacaactgacggAATCAGTCAGAGTCAGACTatagagtgactaacactttcacactccacttcatatatatatatatgaaaatagaagaaaaaagaaaaaacattctttATGATAAGATCTCTTAGAATCTACTCTTTTagcagctttcttatccatcatACAACAGTGTTAACTAGAGTCATTATGTTGGGCAATATATCCCCAAAGAGATGGATTTCAATGTCTGATTATTTTGCAAAGTTTTAATCTCTCAGTCAGTAACACTCTTTGAGATGAAATTTGTTGACAGCTTGGATGTTTTGTATATGTGGGAAATAAAGTTCATTGTCCAtccttgaaaatatatattcagagtATTTTCACTCTGTGTATCTTCCTTGAAAATACTGCAGATTCCAAGCAGCTAAGCCTTATTATCTGTACTACTATTGCTCTggtaaaaatatgtgtgtattccTGAAAATTTGTTCATCATTGAGAACTACTAAGAGCAACACTGAGGGAATCAAATCATACACTAAATCTATATCTTGCCCACTAAAATGAATTTCTGAGCCACGAACCTGGACAATAACTTAATTCACTTCTTTAATGTTTCTCATCACTTCTTGAGCTACTGACTGTGTCTACACGATAGTAAATGTTTTTGGTTATATAGCctttgcttttaatgtttttcctacatattcatttgttcaaatatttttcagatgtctTTCATATCCTTAACCTGGTGTTTTGTCCCTGGAATGTGGTTATGAAGAGGACGGATGTCGTCCTTCCTTTTTTGCAGTCTGAACACTGCAAAAGAAGATCCAAAGTCTACTGTGAGCTTTGCAAAGGGAAAGAATAAGCTGTTCTTGAGGTCGTATTATAATTGATCTACTTTACTTAAGTAAAGCAAGGATTAAAGGGGGAATAGAATTTAGCCAGATGAGTGGAAGGAGAGGAAACTTCTATGCTGCCCTTGAGTTTTGACAAGGATTCTCTGGAAGAAGAATTCTCTGTGCTTTGCATTCATGCATTTGACTGGGTTTCCACACCCATGTGTTCTTTGATCTCTAGCAAGTTCAGATGGCAAATGAAAAGTGCCTATACCCTacccaataaaataaaagtgattgcttttatttaaataaaatataaaagacaaatggACATCATTAACATTACCAccgctttaaaaaataatgcagccATTATAAGTCCTAAAGGTAAAATGAAGTTAAACACAGTGAAGTTATAATTGATTTTCCCCATTCTAGAAGTCAACAGGATAGGAGCCCCCTCAGCTACTAGAATTACCAAGACCTTGGTCAGGTTTGTGGCCTGTTTCTGATCATTTGGGTCCACACCAAATGAAAGGtctgagagggaaagagaaagatcgTGAGAGGAAATTACAAATGAGGGAACCTCTGGCAACATTAATAAAGCTTATCATACCACATTCATAATCTAGAAACACCCCTATGTAGCCCTGGGGTCTTTGAATATAGTGGGGTAAGAACGGGAAGGTAGAAAAGAGACTGAAATGGCCATCCTTCCTGACACACAGCAGTAGAAAAATGTCCTCAGAGGTCAGCAGCATATCACTCCTGCCTGTCCAGGACTCCTTGCAGAGTCCTATAACCCAATCACAGGAGTTGCCCACATTCACCTCCCAGTAGTGTTTGCCAGTGGTGAAGGTCTGAGCACCCCATGTAGGAGTGTTCTCTGGACGTGCTGGGTCCCAAGGCACATCTCGATGGACAGGACTGCATTGTAGACATCTCAGGGCTTCAATCAGAGGCACGTGACAGTTTCTTATTTTACCATCCAACGTAATATACACTTCAGTAAAACGAAAGCAATGAAGTCAGGGAACAGCAATTTCAAGTTCTGAGGAACATATAAGTGCAGTGGTGTTGTGACAAATGTTTAGCAACCAAATCTCTGAAACGAAGCAAAACTGATTTGTCTTATTTGCTGGGAATATTTCAACCCACCATGACCAGTTTCAAGGTGCCAGTCCTTAAGTAATTGCTCCTAAAATTCTGGAGCTTGTAACAATTAGCTCCCACGAGTGTGGCAATACTGGCTAGTTCCAGAATCCTTTAATCACAGATGTTCGAAACCCTGTGTTACCACACCCTTTATACAGAGTGTGTGCTGGAAATACATAGAAAGAACAGGAAGGGCTTCTTATCTATCTAAAGAGCCAGAAAATCTCTAATTGTACAACTGAAGGAAGGAAAACTTTGAGAATACATAAAGATAAGGATGTCAGACTCTGGCTTATTTTCACTACCTCACCAAAAATTTGGGAGTCCATTCATAGATGtcaagaaaatagcaaaatggccCTTAAGTCATCTCATTAATCAAtcatcacaaaattaaaaataatcataataaatatatatttcatatgacATTGTTGCTATTTTTAGTCCTAAATAGGGATCACATTGCCTAGGCTATAAGGGCTTAACAtttaaggaagtaaaaataaaataaaccaaatatCTATATGTGCTCTTTTTTTGCAGTGATTTCTCCCAGAATTTCTAATGGAGTCGCTGCTAAATCAGAATCCAACTCATCCCATCTTAGtccagcttctcctttgtccGCCGGGCTCACCTCCAATTGCGTTTGTCTCAGGGAGGCCTCTACACAATGAATTAAGGATTGTTTTCAAGCTTTTTGAAAGTCTTGTGATTTTTCACATGCAAACATTACCTTTAATATTcaggtaaaaatttaaataacagcATTAAGGTGATTCTAGGAATCTCAATATCCACATAAATACACTGAATGGATACGCATTTTTATAAGTCAAagtgttctttttattattattattttaactcaCTGCAAGTAGCTGTATAAAAAACTATGTGTCATGTTTGATTATTTTTGACAGGCTTCAGTTAACTTTTCTGACTGATAattagcaataaaataaataagttataagGGTTTGCATATGTACATGCTCCCCTGTTTTCTACAAAGAACAGACAGAGTGGTGAAGAGATATCATCAATGTGTTATCTACTCATGTAGGAAATGTGATTGCCTTCACGCAGAGTGCCGCCTCTCACCTCGGAAGCTGTTAAGCCTTTCCAACATCCCAGTGATGGTCCATGTACTGAGCTGTGGGTCCAAAGGCTGGGGAATGTACAGCTGCATTAACTGACTCCTGTAAAGAGAAAGGCCAAGAGGTATCATTAGCAACCCACTGATGATGCTTCAACAGAATCCTCATAATTACCTTTAAAGGGTATGAATTTAACTGCTCAGGTGGAGGAACACTGCAGTtgctattatattttataatctgcTTCCTTGCTTTTGGCATATCAAACCTAGTAGAATGTGACACCTCAATCAAAActgtgtctgtttccttccttctagCTTCCCTAGGAGATCCACACAGCAATTCTCATTTAATTCCTGAAATCTAATAGGCAGAAAATTATTGGAACTTGCCATTTAATACACATGAAACGTCAGCACTATTGTATGTTCTTTCTTGATGAATTCTACCTCACTCCTTTTCTCAGCATCCTTCTACCTACTCCTTCTCTGAGTTTATCTGCCTTTCCCATGGATGACCAGGAATAATCCTTGGATAACTAAGATTTGGAAATTAGGGGCAGGAAAAATCGTCTTTTTGCAACTTCTACAGAAAGCCTTGCAATAGAAACTGTGCTCCTCTCAAACATACTGTCACCAAAGGGTAGACTATATAAAACCTGGCAGGCTATtagagaaggaaggaataaatacagagagaaagaaacttcTCATTGAAAGGGAGGGTTCATCTTAGCAGAAATAGCCTGATCGCTGTCATAATTATCATGATTTAAATAGAGGGGCAAACTTACCTTTTCACTGTGTCTTCCACACCCTgtaaagaaaaagtgaagaaggCTTAGTTTTCAGCACAAACTCTCCTGTTAAGTCTAGTTTGAGGATATGAGATTATACTGGGAAAttcattatttccagttttcttccttgGATAAAATCATTTGTCATTTCCCTTCTCCTTATAAATGTGAAATCCAGTCTCACATTTACATACACTTGACAAGATCATAATCTTGACAAAATTGAAAGTCAAATGTTCTTAGGGTGCATGAATGACTGTTCTTTGTCTTGATATACAGAAGTATTCACAGGGGTTTCCCCAAAGTTCTTTGGTGTGTGGACTCCAAATCTCGAATTTCACAATAGAAAGGATGAATGCACCCTACGGTTACACGTTACACGTATTATCAAGTGCAAATATAAATTATCTGTTTAACACAGTCATCCCTCATCATATGAGGGGAATTCATTCTAAGATCCCCCTTGGATACTAAAATCCATCAGGTGTTCAAATTCCTATATACAATGGCACAGTATATCCATATAATGTATACACATTCCTGTATACTTTAAGCATCTCTAGATTatttaaaggcttcccaggtggctcagtggtaaaaaatgtaCCTGCCCAGCTGGAGacaagggttagatccctgagttgagaagatcctctggggaaggaagtggcaaccactccagtattctccgggagttagtgaaagacagggaagcctggagtgctgccatccacagagttgcagagtcggatacaacttagcaactgaacaatgaacagccagtattcttgcctgaacagagaagcctggcaggctataggtcatggggttgaaaagagttggacatgacttagtgactaaataacaagatTACTTATAAGacctaatataatgtaaatgctatgtaaatcaTTGTCAGCACTGGTAAATTCaagattttcttatttcaaatttctgaattttctttaaaaatattttccatcagTGGTCTGTTGAGTCCCCAGATGCAAAACCTGTAGAGTTGGAAGGGCAACTGTATGGTAGATGGATATAAGAAggtttgggagattttttttctgtctgttacTTGAATCTTTCCACATAGTCCTCCTTCTTCCATAGAAGGCAAAATTGATGTTTTGTCTCCAGGTTATGCTGGAGGAACAAAACCTGCCATCACAGAGGTAGAAGAGTCAGAATctggactttggagtcagaaatATAATGGAAGTCAAAGAGGATATAATGTCAAATGATATAAGTGCTTTCCAAGCAGGTTGCTGTTCTGCACCCAACATCCTTCCTTAGTCCTTACCTGGAGCATGTCCACATCTGCTTTAAGGCACATTTCCTTCAGTTCCTCATATATTTTTCTCAGGAGTTTCCCCATATGAATCATTCTGGCTACATTTCTATTGAGTCGCTGAAAAATAACTGTGCcttcaattgccaacatctctaaatgtttttgcttttcttcctggaGATACTGACACACTTTAGGGTATTCAGCTTGTATCATCACCAGTCGTAGATTTATAAAACCCTGCAGTGACATTGGATTAATTAGATAATGTATTTGGATGGTTTTATTCTTCCCTTATCAACTGTTGTCTATGTGTTATATATAGAATGCTTGTCTTAGTTCATTTGGACTACTATAACAAAAGTACTGAAGACTGAGTGCTTATAAATAACAGACATTTACTTCTCACTGTTCAATAAGGTAAGAAATAGAAGATTAGTGCCAGCAGGTTTGGTGTACAGTGAGAGCCCACCTCTTAAATaggcatcttttttttcccacttaataataattaaaatatactccACTTTACAAATCACATTCACAtacttggttttcattttttaccatatgcatgtatttttttgttgaagtattgattt
The nucleotide sequence above comes from Cervus canadensis isolate Bull #8, Minnesota chromosome 29, ASM1932006v1, whole genome shotgun sequence. Encoded proteins:
- the LOC122430998 gene encoding tripartite motif-containing protein 77-like isoform X2, which produces MASASAQCLPSEIICPICQDTFTDPATIRCGHRFCTPCLCLLWEAAPTVTCCPVCKAVSPKMDLKSIILAKKHIHSTGNSVVCQLPGSAKQMCRTHQVIKLYFCEADKSLLCLFCSCSARHATHEHHSIMQVAEHYREHLLMQMKSIWKKKQENQQNIKKVTNIFRAWEGVEDTVKRSQLMQLYIPQPLDPQLSTWTITGMLERLNSFRVYITLDGKIRNCHVPLIEALRCLQCSPVHRDVPWDPARPENTPTWGAQTFTTGKHYWEVNVGNSCDWVIGLCKESWTGRSDMLLTSEDIFLLLCVRKDGHFSLFSTFPFLPHYIQRPQGYIGVFLDYECGMISFINVARGSLICNFLSRSFSFPLRPFIWCGPK
- the LOC122430998 gene encoding tripartite motif-containing protein 77-like isoform X1, which codes for MASASAQCLPSEIICPICQDTFTDPATIRCGHRFCTPCLCLLWEAAPTVTCCPVCKAVSPKMDLKSIILAKKHIHSTGNSVVCQLPGSAKQMCRTHQVIKLYFCEADKSLLCLFCSCSARHATHEHHSIMQVAEHYREHLLMQMKSIWKKKQENQQNIKKVTNIFRAWEGFINLRLVMIQAEYPKVCQYLQEEKQKHLEMLAIEGTVIFQRLNRNVARMIHMGKLLRKIYEELKEMCLKADVDMLQGVEDTVKRSQLMQLYIPQPLDPQLSTWTITGMLERLNSFRVYITLDGKIRNCHVPLIEALRCLQCSPVHRDVPWDPARPENTPTWGAQTFTTGKHYWEVNVGNSCDWVIGLCKESWTGRSDMLLTSEDIFLLLCVRKDGHFSLFSTFPFLPHYIQRPQGYIGVFLDYECGMISFINVARGSLICNFLSRSFSFPLRPFIWCGPK